The region TGTTTCAAAAGATGAGAATTATGGTTCAATCTCACATAGAGCAAGTGATGAAAACTCTATTGCTAGAGTTGAATCAAATAGTGAGAAAAGAAACCCAAGTGATTTTGCACTTTGGAAATTTGAAAAACAAAATGATGTAGCTTACAATTCACCTTTTGGAAAAGGAAGGCCAGGTTGGCATATTGAGTGTAGTGCTATGATAAATGAACATCTAGCATATAAAGATGAAGCTTATCAAATAGATATTCATGGGGGTGGAGCAGACTTACTTTTCCCTCATCATGAAAATGAAGCTGCACAAACAAGATGCTCAACAAAAGCACACTTAGCAAAATATTGGATGCATAATGGTTTTGTAACCATTGATGGAGAAAAAATGAGTAAATCTTTAGGGAATTCATTTTTCTTAAAAGATATTTTAAAATCATATAGTGGAGAGGTTGTTAGATTTTATCTACTAACTGCCCAATATAGAGCAAACTTTAACTTTAATGAAGAGGATTTAATCTCTTCTAAAAAAAGATTAGACAAATTATATAGAGTTAAAAAAAGAGTTTATGGCTTAGGAAAGTCTGCTGTAAATAAAGAGTTTAAAGAAAATATTTTAACAGCTTTAAATGATGATTTAAATACTGCAAAAGCTATATCAATTATTGATGAATATATAAATAAAGCAAATGAGACTTTAGATAAAGAACCAAAAAACAAAAATTTTAAAAAAGAACTTGTAGCTACCTTTGAGTTTATCGATGAGATTATTGGTATTGGATTTAATGATGCTTATAAATATTTCCAGTTTGGTATCTCAAAAGAAGATATTGAAAAAATTGAGTCTCTTATAGAAAAAAGAACTCTAGCTAAAAAAAATAAAGACTTTGAAACTGCTGATAAAATTAGAGATGAAATATCATCTTTAGATGTATCTATTATGGATACTCCAAACGGTGTTGTTTGGGAAAAACTATAAAAAGAAAGAATTTCTTTTTATAGTACTTACTTTTACTTTTATTTCAACAAAAATCATATACTATTGGGCTTTTTAATTCTATTAATTTTTTAAAGGAGAAGAAGATGTTTGAACAAAACAAATTCTCTATTATGACAATATCTTCCCTATTTTTTGCAATAACTTTTTTAGCAATTGGTTATGGTATGATTTTAACATTTATTGGTGTATATTTAAAAGAGATGGGAGTAAATGATATAGCTATTGCTATAATTAATGCTTCATTCTTTTTAGGTGCTGTAGGCTCTTCAATATTTAGTCAAAGTATTATTTCAAGTGTTGGGCATATCAGAAGTTTTGCTACATTTGCAGCAATTATGGTTATCTCATTTTTATTACATTCTGTTTTTTTTAATGAATATTTATGGGCAATACTAAGGGCAATTTCTGGTTTCTCTTTTTATAGTTTATTAATTATCTTAGAAAGTTGGTTAAATGAAAAAAGTACACAAGATTCAAGAGGTAAAGTATTAGCTATTTATACAATTATTTTTTATCTCTCAACAGCATTAGGACAACTATTTTTAAATGTTGATGAAAACTTTAAACAATCTATTTTTACAATAGGTTCTGTACTTATACTTTTTTCTATTCTTTTTATTTCCTTAACAAAAATTAAAGAACCAGACCTAAAACCATTTGAAAGAATCTCAATCCCTAAAGTGTATTCAGTTGTACCTCTTGCTACAACTTCTAGTTTTCTAGGAGGATTTATAGTTGGTTCTTTTTTTACAATGGCACCAGTTTATATCCTTACAAAATTTAATTCAATTGAGATTGTTTCATATTTTATGTCAATTGCAATTCTTGGTGGATTAATATCTCAATGGCCAGTAGGAATATTATCTGATAAATGGGGAAGAAGAAAACTTATATCATGGGTAGCAGCAATAACTGCAATAACTTCGATTCTATTTCTATTTACCCAAGATAACATCACATATATCTATATTTGTGCATTTTTATTAGGTCTAACAATCTTTACAATATATCCTTTAAGCGTTGCTAGGGCCAATGACGTTTTAGATGAAGATAGTGATTTACTTGAAATCAGCAGAACACTACTATTTACTTATGGTATTGGTTCTTTTATAGGACCTCTTGTAATTGGTATACTACTAAAATATTATGAATACTCTATGTTTGTACTATATTTTGCAATTGGTATTTATCTGACATTTTATGCTTTATCTAAGAAAAGAATTGCAGATGATGAAAGAAGTACATTCGTTAATTTTCCTGTTACATCTGGTCCTGAGTTAACAATGCTAGACCCAAGAATTGATGAAGAAGAGATAGGGGAAGAAGAAGTAAAAGAGGAAGAGAATAAAACCGAAGAGAGTAGTAAGAATTA is a window of Halarcobacter sp. DNA encoding:
- a CDS encoding MFS transporter, with the protein product MFEQNKFSIMTISSLFFAITFLAIGYGMILTFIGVYLKEMGVNDIAIAIINASFFLGAVGSSIFSQSIISSVGHIRSFATFAAIMVISFLLHSVFFNEYLWAILRAISGFSFYSLLIILESWLNEKSTQDSRGKVLAIYTIIFYLSTALGQLFLNVDENFKQSIFTIGSVLILFSILFISLTKIKEPDLKPFERISIPKVYSVVPLATTSSFLGGFIVGSFFTMAPVYILTKFNSIEIVSYFMSIAILGGLISQWPVGILSDKWGRRKLISWVAAITAITSILFLFTQDNITYIYICAFLLGLTIFTIYPLSVARANDVLDEDSDLLEISRTLLFTYGIGSFIGPLVIGILLKYYEYSMFVLYFAIGIYLTFYALSKKRIADDERSTFVNFPVTSGPELTMLDPRIDEEEIGEEEVKEEENKTEESSKN
- the cysS gene encoding cysteine--tRNA ligase, which encodes MAKLTIFDSVKKEKVLFEPIKNNDVKVYVCGPTVYDDSHLGHARSAIAFDLLHRVLKANGYNVTMTKNFTDIDDKIIKKMNESNRSLEDITSEYILKYKSDMEALNILPNSFEPKATENLQVMIDMIEDLMKKDIAYKISDGVYFDVSKDENYGSISHRASDENSIARVESNSEKRNPSDFALWKFEKQNDVAYNSPFGKGRPGWHIECSAMINEHLAYKDEAYQIDIHGGGADLLFPHHENEAAQTRCSTKAHLAKYWMHNGFVTIDGEKMSKSLGNSFFLKDILKSYSGEVVRFYLLTAQYRANFNFNEEDLISSKKRLDKLYRVKKRVYGLGKSAVNKEFKENILTALNDDLNTAKAISIIDEYINKANETLDKEPKNKNFKKELVATFEFIDEIIGIGFNDAYKYFQFGISKEDIEKIESLIEKRTLAKKNKDFETADKIRDEISSLDVSIMDTPNGVVWEKL